Proteins encoded within one genomic window of Oncorhynchus keta strain PuntledgeMale-10-30-2019 chromosome 12, Oket_V2, whole genome shotgun sequence:
- the LOC118391539 gene encoding progestin and adipoQ receptor family member 3-like yields the protein MPHKLLMLLLGSYQWLASYWPVLLPRGIRLYTFEQIPLFMKENPYITDGYRARLQSKLCLKSIFVLSNETVNIWTHLLGFLLFFLLGVNDMSTVLPASGANREDYVIYCIALFCFQVCMLCSAGYHMFSCHLSEKTCHRWLALDYAGISVGILGCYIPGVFYAFYCITFWRQVYLVTALALILAVFLAQIHPHYHSKEWRHQRTAIFCSVAGYGIIPAGHWVWLNEGLGSAVVQLFLPRVIVMYLIAGAAFLFYISKIPERCFPGQLNYLGASHQVWHVLVVFLLYWWHQTAVYIMKFRHSQPCPPFYTQPGLMD from the exons ATGCCTCATAAACTCCTCATGTTACTCCTGGGAAGTTACCAGTGGCTGGCCAGTTACTGGCCCGTCCTTTTGCCGAGGGGAATCCGCCTGTACACATTTGAACAGATCCCGTTATTCATGAAAGAAAACCCATACATTACAGATGGATACAGAGCCCGTTTACAATCCAAACTTTGTTTAAAAAG CATCTTTGTGCTGTCCAATGAAACAGTCAACATATGGACTCATCTGTTGGGCTTCCTCCTGTTCTTCCTACTGGGGGTGAATGACATGTCTACAGTCCTGCCGGCTTCAGGTGCCAACAGAGAAGACTATGTCATCTACTGCATAGCACTCTTCTGCTTTCag GTGTGTATGCTGTGTTCTGCAGGGTATCACATGTTCTCCTGCCACCTCTCAGAGAAGACGTGTCACCGCTGGTTGGCGCTGGACTATGCTGGAATCTCTGTGGGAATCCTGGGCTGTTACATTCCAGGGGTCTTCTATGCCTTCTACTGCATCACT TTCTGGAGACAGGTGTACCTGGTGACTGCTCTAGCGTTGATATTGGCCGTGTTCTTAGCTCAGATCCACCCTCACTACCACTCTAAGGAGTGGCGACACCAGCGTACTGCCATCTTCTGCTCTGTGGCTGGCTACGGGATCATCCCCGCTGGCCACTGGGTCTGGCTCAATGAAGGCCTCGGCTCAGCTGTCGTCCAG tTGTTCCTCCCTCGTGTGATTGTGATGTATTTGATAGCTGGAGCTGCGTTCCTCTTTTACATCTCTAAAATCCCAGAACGCTGCTTCCCAG GTCAACTGAACTATCTGGGTGCCAGCCACCAGGTGTGGCATGTCCTTGTGGTGTTTTTGCTCTACTGGTGGCACCAGACTGCAGTATATATAATGAAATTCAGGCACAGCCAGCCATGCCCTCCTTTCTACACCCAGCCTGGTCTCAtggactag